The Helianthus annuus cultivar XRQ/B chromosome 16, HanXRQr2.0-SUNRISE, whole genome shotgun sequence genome includes a window with the following:
- the LOC110919853 gene encoding alpha/beta-gliadin clone PW1215-like, with translation MEIEPNPGDQIPIPAFDPNEIPRIPAPNPLAYDPWENEHWDYRELYPQEEPIPNPIAPYPNPDPLDPYWDANQYVREILENPYPYGEPIPQYPDPIPAPPPPMSTKNVQELRTFGEELVDEGERIRQIGERLVWKYDDQNMQYRMNP, from the coding sequence atggaaatagaacctAACCCAGGAGACCAGATTCCCATACCCGCCTTCGACCCAAACGAAATCCCTAGAATCCCAGCACCAAATCCTCTAGCTTATGACCCATGGGAAAATGAACACTGGGATTATCGAGAACTCTACCCACAAGAGGAGCCCATACCAAACCCTATAGCACCATACCCTAACCCTGACCCTCTAGATCCATATTGGGATGCCAATCAATATGTTCGAGAAATACTAGAAAACCCATACCCATACGGAGAACCCATACCACAGTACCCTGACCCAATAcccgcaccaccaccacccatgagTACCAAAAACGTACAGGAACTCCGCACTTTTGGTGAGGAGTTAGTGGATGAAGGAGAAAGAATACGACAAATAGGGGAAAGGCTCGTTTGGAAGTACGACGATCAAAATATGCAGTATCGGATGAACCCCTag